A single region of the Mus caroli chromosome 16, CAROLI_EIJ_v1.1, whole genome shotgun sequence genome encodes:
- the Bcl6 gene encoding B-cell lymphoma 6 protein has translation MASPADSCIQFTRHASDVLLNLNRLRSRDILTDVVIVVSREQFRAHKTVLMACSGLFYSIFTDQLKCSLSVINLDPEISPEGFCILLDFMYTSRLNLREGNIMAVMTTAMYLQMEHVVDTCRKFIKASEAEMAPALKPPREEFLNSRMLMPHDIMAYRGREVVENNMPLRNTPGCESRAFAPPLYSGLSTPPASYPMYSHLPLSTFLFSDEELRDAPRMPVANPFPKERALPCDSARQVPNEYSRPAMEVSPSLCHSNIYSPKEAVPEEARSDIHYSVPEGPKPAAPSARNAPYFPCDKASKEEERPSSEDEIALHFEPPNAPLNRKGLVSPQSPQKSDCQPNSPTESCSSKNACILQASGSPPAKSPTDPKACNWKKYKFIVLNSLNQNAKPEGSEQAELGRLSPRAYPAPPACQPPMEPANLDLQSPTKLSASEEDSTIPQASRLNNLVNRSLAGSPRSSSESHSPLYMHPPKCTSCGSQSPQHTEMCLHTAGPTFPEEMGETQSEYSDSSCENGTFFCNECDCRFSEEASLKRHTLQTHSDKPYKCDRCQASFRYKGNLASHKTVHTGEKPYRCNICGAQFNRPANLKTHTRIHSGEKPYKCETCGARFVQVAHLRAHVLIHTGEKPYPCEICGTRFRHLQTLKSHLRIHTGEKPYHCEKCNLHFRHKSQLRLHLRQKHGAITNTKVQYRVSAADLPPELPKAC, from the exons ATGGCCTCCCCGGCTGACAGCTGTATCCAGTTTACCCGCCACGCTAGTGATGTTCTTCTCAACCTCAATCGCCTCCGGAGTCGGGACATCTTGACGGACGTTGTCATCGTGGTGAGCCGTGAGCAGTTTAGAGCCCATAAGACAGTGCTCATGGCCTGTAG TGGCCTGTTCTACAGTATCTTCACTGACCAGTTGAAATGCAGCCTTAGTGTAATCAACCTGGATCCTGAAATCAGCCCTGAGGGGTTTTGCATCCTCCTGGACTTCATGTACACATCTAGGCTCAACCTGAGGGAAGGCAATATCATGGCGGTGATGACCACAGCCATGTACCTGCAGATGGAGCATGTTGTCGACACATGCAGGAAGTTCATCAAGGCCAG TGAAGCAGAAATGGCCCCTGCACTTAAGCCTCCCCGTGAAGAGTTCCTGAACAGCCGGATGCTGATGCCCCATGACATCATGGCCTACCGAGGTCGTGAGGTTGTGGAGAACAATATGCCACTGAGAAATACTCCCGGGTGTGAGAGCAGAGCTTTTGCTCCTCCTCTGTACAGTGGCCTGTCAACACCACCAGCCTCTTATCCCATGTACAGCCATCTCCCGCTCAgcaccttcctcttctctgatgagGAGCTCCGAGATGCCCCCCGAATGCCTGTGGCCAACCCTTTTCCCAAGGAGCGTGCCCTCCCCTGCGACAGTGCCAGGCAAGTCCCTAATGAGTATAGCAGGCCAGCCATGGAGGTATCCCCCAGTTTGTGTCACAGCAACATCTACTCGCCCAAGGAGGCAGTCCCAGAGGAGGCTCGGAGTGACATACACTACAGTGTGCCTGAGGGCCCCAAGCCTGCTGCCCCTTCTGCTCGGAATGCTCCATACTTCCCCTGTGACAAAGCCAGCAAAGAAGAAGAGAGACCTTCTTCAGAGGATGAGATTGCCCTGCATTTCGAGCCCCCCAATGCACCCTTGAACCGGAAGGGTCTGGTTAGTCCCCAGAGTCCCCAGAAATCCGACTGCCAGCCCAACTCACCCACAGAGTCCTGCAGCAGCAAGAACGCCTGCATCCTTCAGGCCTCTGGCTCTCCGCCAGCCAAGAGCCCCACTGACCCGAAAGCCTGCAACTGGAAGAAGTATAAGTTCATCGTTCTCAACAGCCTCAATCAGAATGCCAAACCCGAGGGCTCTGAGCAGGCAGAGCTGGGTCGCCTCTCCCCTCGAGCCTACCCTGCACCGCCCGCCTGCCAGCCGCCTATGGAGCCCGCGAACCTTGATCTCCAGTCCCCGACCAAGCTCAGTGCCAGTGAGGAGGACTCTACCATCCCCCAAGCCAGCCGGCTCAATAATCTCGTTAACAG GTCCCTGGCAGGCTCCCCCCGAAGCAGCAGTGAGAGCCACTCACCACTCTACATGCACCCCCCAAAGTGCACATCCTGCGGCTCTCAGTCCCCACAGCATACAGAGATGTGCCTCCATACTGCTGGGCCCACGTTCCCGGAGGAGATGGGAGAAACCCAGTCAGAGTATTCGGATTCTAGCTGTG AGAATGGGACCTTCTTCTGCAACGAATGTGACTGCCGTTTCTCTGAGGAGGCCTCGCTCAAGAGGCACACACTGCAGACGCACAGTGACAAACCATACAAATGTGATCGCTGCCAGGCCTCCTTCCGCTACAAGGGCAACCTCGCCAGCCACAAGACCGTCCACACGG GTGAGAAACCCTATCGCTGTAACATTTGTGGAGCGCAGTTCAATCGGCCAGCCAACCTGAAGACCCACACTCGAATTCACTCTGGAGAAAAGCCCTACAAATGTGAAACCTGTGGGGCCAGGTTTGTGCAG GTGGCCCACCTCCGTGCCCACGTGCTcatccacactggagagaagccataCCCCTGTGAAATCTGTGGCACTCGCTTCCGGCACCTTCAGACTCTGAAGAGCCACCTGCGcatccacacaggagagaaac